Part of the Pseudomonas baltica genome is shown below.
GGTCGTGCGTGACGCGCTGTCACGCCTGGCGGTGGCCGGGCTGGTGGAAACCCGCCGAGGCATTGGTACTTTCGTCCTCAATACGCCAGGTTCGGCGGTATCGCGCCTCGACCCGACCACTATCGTCACTCTGCAAGACGTGCTGGCGATCATCGATGTACGCATGAGCTTCGAGGTCGAAGGCGCTGGGATGGCCGCGCTGCGGCGCACCGACGAGCAGCTTGGCGCCATCGGCGAGTCGCTGGCGCGGTTCGAGTTGGCCAGTGATACCGGTGGCTCGATCATCTCCGACTTTCAATTCCACCTGCAGATCGCCCACGCCACCAACAACCGCTATTTCATCGAAATCATTACCCATTTCGGCACCAGCATGTTCCCCCGGGCACGCCTGAGCACCGCATCCATCGCGCGCCTCGACCGCCAGCTGGCGCACAGCCGCCTGGTGCGTGAGCACGAACACATCTACAACGCCATTGCCCGCCAGGACTTCGACGCGTCGCGAGCGGCCATGCGTGTGCACCTGGCCAATAGCCGAGCGCGGGTACTCAAGTCTCACCAGGACCAGCGCGACGGCTGAGCGGTTGAGCGCTAAGCGACGCCGTTTTTGGGCAAGGTTGTTGAAAACCCAGGATTTATGTAAATAAGTTTCACAGTATTTCATGTAAAGCCTGAGCGGCTATTGCCATCAGCGGTGATAGCACATGATGATGGGCAGCGAGTGTGTTACGCCATGGAGTGCTCATGATTTCGCCGCGACAGCCATTCGAGTCCCGTTCCCTGTCATCAGGGACCATCGATACCTTTGATGATCAGTTCGCTGCCGACGAGCTGTGCGTCTTGCTGCGCGCCGCGCGCCGGAGTGCGCACACCCAGGCCTGGGTGATCTATCGGGCGGGGGAACAGCTGCACCGGGTAGGTGAGGGCGACGCACGGCTGGATTGGCCGGCCAGTATCGACAACGACCAGTTCGACAGTTTTTGCGCCTCGCGCCGCTTGCATCGCTGGCCGGCGGGCCGCGGCGAGTTCGTGCTCGGCTGGCTGCTGGCGCCGATCAGTGAAACCCATGACCCGGCCTTGGCCGAACTGGCCTACCGCCTGGGGCAGCGCCTGCAGACCGACGCCCTGGCGCGTGCGCAGATCACCCAGCGAGTGCTCTACGACATCATCTATCTGGCCAGCACTACCCGTGAGCGCTCTGAGTTCCTGGTGGCGGTGCACCAGCAGTTGGCGCAGTTGATCGACGCCGAGAACTTCTACCTCGCCTTGTACGATTCGGCCACCGGCAAGATCAGCTATCCCTATTACGTCGACAAGATCGATGTCGATGCGTTGGAGGCCGAAACTTACGAGTACCTGGACCGCGATCACCTGTCTTTGACTGCCCAGGTGCTGACCAGCGGCACCCCGCTGCTGATCGATGCTGCCGGTATCGCTGCGGCCCAGGCGCAACAACGGTTCTTCTGCGTGGGCGACCGGCCGGAGTTCTGGATGGGCGCGCCACTGAAGAATGCCTCTGACGAGGTGTTCGGCATGATCGCCATGCAGGTCTACGATGTGCCGCGCATCTACAGTGCCGAAGACCGCGCGCTGTTTCTCGTGGTCGCCCGCCACGTGGCCATGGCGCTGGACCGCATTCTGCACCGCGCCGATCTTGAAGAGACCGTCTCCCAGCGCACCCGCGAGCTGTCTCAGCTCAACACCGCATTGCGCCAGGAAGTGGCCGAGCGCGAGCGTGCCGAGCACCTGCACAGCGCGCTGTTCCAGATCGCCGAGCTGTCCAGCCAGAGCGGCGACATGGAGCAGCTGTTTCGGCGCCTGCACGGCATCGTCGGCGAGCTGCTGGTAGCGCGTAACTTCTATATCGCGCTGTACGACGTCACCACCCAGGAAGTGACGTTCCCGTATTACGTCGATGAACACCAAAGCGCCGCGCCGGCTCCGCGTCGCAGCAATCGCGGCTTGACCGAGTACGTGATCCGCCAGCGCCGCGCCTGTCTGATCGATTTCAACGACGCCAGCCTGTTGATGGCCTCAGGCGAGATCCAGCGCACCAGCGACCCGATCCGGTCGCAGTCGTGGTTGGGCATTCCGCTGTTCGATGACGATGTGGTGCGCGGCGTGTTGGTGGTGCAGAGCTACTCGCGCCTGGTCAGCTATAGCACCCGCGATCAGGAACTGCTGACGTTCGTTTCCCGCCATATCGATACGGCCTTGTCCCGCCGCAGCGCCGCAGAGGCAGTGCTGGCTGCCAATCTCAAGCTCGAAGCGCGGGTGCAGAGCCGCACCCGCGAACTCGATCAGCTCAACGCCCGCCTGCAATACGAAAACGCTCACGATGCCCTCACCGCGCTGCCCAATCGCAGCCATTTGCAGCAGCGCCTGCAATCGGCCTGGGAGGCGTTTCGCAGCGACGGCAACGACCTGGTGGTGATGTTCCTCGACCTCGATCGCTTCAAGCTGATCAACGACAGCCGCGGCCACCACTTCGGCGATCAGCTGCTGATGCAGGCGGCCGCGCGCCTGCGCAGTTGCCTGCGCGACGAAGACCTGCTGGCGCGTCTGGGCGGTGATGAATTCGCCGTGCTGGCGCCCCACGCGCCGCTGGAAGTGGCGGTGAGTATCGCCGAGCGGATCCTGGAGGCATTCGACCTGCCGTTCCATATCGACGGTCATGTGGTGTTTTCGTCCTGCAGCATCGGTATCGTCGGTGCCGATGCCGAGTTCCATCACGAGCCTGCCGACCTGCTGCGCGACGCCGATACCGCCATGTATCGGGTCAAGAATGCCGGGCGCGACAGCTTTGCGGTGTTCAATCAGGAGCTGCGCCGCGAGTTCTCCGATCAGGTCGAGCGCGAAGGTGCGCTGCGCAATGCGCTGAAGCGCCAGGATGAGCTGCTGCCGTATTTCCAGCCCATCGTCGATGTCGAAAGCGGCCAGTTGGTCGCCCTCGAAGCCTTGATTCGCTGGCGTCTGCCTAACGGCCAGATTCTCGCGCCGGTGCACTTTCTACCGGCGCTGGAGGGCTTGCGCCTGATCGGGCGCCTGGACCTGTACATGCTGGCGGCGGTGGCGATGATCCTCGCGGACCCGGAGCATGCGCACTGGCCAATCGTGCACGTCAACTGTTCGAGTTACAGCATCACCCGCCCGGAGTTTGCCGATGAGGCCCTGGCGGTGCTGGCCAGCCATGGCGTAGCGCCGTCGCGCATCTGCCTGGAGCTGACCGAAGGCGCCCTGGTGGCCGAGCCGGATCAGGCCCGCCGGGCAATGCAGCAGTTGGCGGAGCAGGGCATGTCGGTGGTACTGGACGACTTCGGTGCGGGCTTCTCGTCCTTGAGCTATGTGCATCAGTTTCAGTTCAGCGGCTTGAAGATCGACAAGTCGTTCATTCTTGAACTGACCGCCAGCGACCGTAGCCGGGCAATCGTGCGCGCTATCGTGCGCATGGCCGAATCGCTGGGTCTGCCGGTGGTGGCCGAGGGCGTCGAAGATGCCGAGTCGCTGCGGCTGCTGCAGGAGATGGGCGCCGGGCACGCGCAGGGCTACTACTTCGCGCGGCCGCTGGCGCTGGACGATCTCAAGCGTCATCCACTGCTGGCGCCCTAGACGCCATTCAGACAGGCCTGATGGAACACCCCTGGCCAACGCCCCAAATTGCTTGCAGCTTGCCCCTAGGCCCCAGCCTGCTCCGCGACCGGGGCGCTTTTCGGCAGCACTGCTTCGTTGTTCTGCACCAACCACAGCGGGCGGAACAACCGGGTCCAGGCGGTGACGATGACCAGCGTGCTCACCGCGCCGAATATCGCTGCCGGCACAGTGCCCAACGCGGTGGCGCTGACCCCGGCGCGGAATTCGCCCAGCTCGTTGGACGAGCCGATGAACAGCATATTGACCGCGCTCACCCGACCGCGCATGGCATCCGGAGTGGCGAACTGGATCAGCGACGAACGGATGTACACGCTGATCATGTCCGCAGCCCCGGCCACCATCAATGCCGCGAACGACAGCCAGAACCAGCTCGACAAGGCGAACACCATGTTGGCCAGGCCGAATACCGCGACGGCGGCGAACATGCGCAGGCCCATGTGCGCGTTGACCGGGCGGATGCTCAGGTACAGGCCCATGCACAGTTCGCCCACGGCAATGCCGCTGCGCAGCAGGCCCAGGCCTTCAGGCCCGACGTGCAGGATCTCCTGGGCGTAGATCGGCAGCAGGGCAACCACGCCGCCGAGCAATACCGCGAACAGGTCCAGCGAGATCGCCCCGAGGATGATCGGCTGCGAGGTAATGAAGCGGATCCCGGCGGTAAAGCGCGTAACCGCAGTGGTGCCGTCGTCCGGCTTGGGCGGTGGCGTGTGGGTGGTGGGCACCCATTGCAGCAGGATCACACCGGTGGCGAAGCCCAGCAGGCAGACGCCGTAGGTCCAGCCGCCGATGCCGGCGTACAGCAAGCCCCCCAGCAGCGGGCCGGCGATGGTGGCGATCTTCATGATCATGCTGTTGGTGGCAATCGCCTGGGCCAGGTATGCGCGGGCGACGATCTGCGGCAGCAGACTTTGCAGCGCCGGGCCGGTGAAGGCGCGGGTGCACCCGAACACCAGCATGGCCAGGTAGTAGGGCAAGGTTTCCTGGGTGCCACTGAGCGTCAGCCACAACAGAGCACCACTGGAGAACGTGGCCACGGTCCAGCTGATCTGCAGGATGCGGCGGCGGTTGTAGCGATCCAGCAAGTCGCCCGCCGGCAACAGCAGGATGACCATCGGAATGAACTGCGCCATGCCCACATAGGCCAATGACAGCGGCTCGCGAGTCAGGTCGTACATATGCCAGGCGATGACGATCGCTTGAATCTGCTGAGCAAATACGGCGGCCAGGCGCACACACAAAAACGCGCTGAAACCGGGTTGGGCGAAGATCGATGTGGGGGAGCGAGACAAGTTCAAGGGGCAATGTCTTGTTGTGGGTACGTCGGGGCGACGATGTTAACAAAAATGCAATGAGCGCAGGGGTGCCCTTGGTCATAACATTTATCAGAGGCCTTATAACCATTCCGGCCAGGATCATCTCGGCAGATTATTAAGCTCGCAATATTCCTCCCAGCCCATATGCGCCATCTGCGCGACTTCGCGGTGAACTTCGCGGCGCTGTTCTTCGAAGGCCTGCGGGGTCGGGCTGGTGAATTGCAAGGTCAGTTCCCAGGCGAACAGGCCCAGGCGTTCGGCTTCTTGCTCGAAGGCCTCGTGCAGACGTTCCTCGCGATATTGCTGAAGGGTGAGGCCGGCGACCTGGGCCAGCAACGGATTGAGACGATCAAGATCGTGGGCCACTTCCGGGTGTTGGCCCAGAAACAGTTGCAGGGCGAGTTGGTGCGGAGTTTCGACCTGGGGCATGGCGATTACCGATGGCGGGTGATGCCTTGACTATAGCGCACTGAAGCGCACAGGGCGTTCTGGAACGTTATGCCTTTGATACAGATGAAAAGTAATATTAACAAAAGTTTATTTAAGGGCGTGTCAAGTTAAACCGTCTGAGTCAGGTGGGCGGCTGAATCGGTTTACTCGACAGGGCCAGTGGCATTATCGGCAATGTGCACACATTAAACTGTGGATGAACCCTGATATAGGCCTTGGTCAAAGGGGTGAAACTAACTTTAGGGGAGCAATGACAAGGGTTGGCAGGCGTCATACTGATAACCGCAGCCCTGATGCACCGTGCTTTTACAGTGCCAGGCAACGGCTTCAACCTCGGATATCTTACGGAGATAAACCATGAACCTGTCATTCAAGACACTTGCCCTCGGCCTTGCGCTGGTAGCCTCTTCTTCGGTGTTCGCCGCCACTGCCGCGCAGACCAAACCGGTGATGGACAAGGACGCGGCATTCGTCCATCTCGATGTGGCCCGGGTGATCAGCGACAACACCACCGGCAGCCCTTGCGGCATCGACAAGGCCAAGATGCTCTATCTCAACCATGAGGGCGTCGAGCACGAATTGGACTACCGCGTACAAGGTGAATGCCCGCAGCAGAACTGAGCATGACCCCCGCCCTGTAGCGAGGGCGCTCGCTGCCGATGGCAGCGCGTCACGTCCCATTGCGTCAGCTTGCAAAACGCTGTTGCCGGCAAACCTCCTCGCTACAGATTGTCCAGCGGGATCTTCAGATACCGCACGCCGTTGGCTTCGGCAGGAGGCAACTCTCCCGCCCGGATATTGACCTGCACCGCGGGCATCATCAGCACTGGCATCGGCAAGCCCCGGTCACGGGTTTCGCGCATTTGCACGAACGCTTCCTCACTGATGCCGTCACGTACGTGGATGTTGTGCGCGCGCTGTTCGCCAACACTGCTGCGGCAGCGCTCGCTACGCCCGGCGGGCGGGTAGTCGTGGCACAGGTACAACGCGGTGGCCGGCGGATAGGCCAGCAGGCGAGTGATGGAGCGGTACAGCTGATGGGCATTGCCGCCCGGAAAGTCGCAGCGCGCAGTGCCGACGTCGGGCATGAACAGCGTATCGCCGACGAATAACGTGTCGCCGTCGATCATGAATGCCATGTCGGCAGGCGTATGCCCCGGCACATGCAGGGCCTGGGCTTTGAGCTCACCGATCTGAAAGCATTCATCGGCGCTGAACAAGTGATCGAACTGAGAGCCGTCAAGGTGGAATTCGGGTTCGAGATTGAACACCGTCTTGAACACCTTCTGCACCTGACAGATGTGCTCGCCGATAGCGATGCGCCCACCCAGTTGCGCGCGCAGATAGGGTGCGGCAGACAGATGGTCGGCATGCGCGTGGGTTTCCAGCAGCCATTGCACCTGCAACTGGTGCGTACGCACGAAGGCAGCGATCTCGTCGGCGCGGACCTTGCTGGTGCGCCCCGAACGTGGATCGTAGGAGAGCACCGGGTCGATGATGGCGCAGGCGCTGTGGGGGCCGGCGTGGACTACGTAACTGAAGGTCGAAGAGTCGGCGTCGAAGAATGACTCTATTTGCGCTGACATGTTCAGCTCCTGGTGATCATTCAAGGCAAACACAATATATTGTTTTATATAGTGTGTTCAAAGATAATCCGCCGATGCCCGCCAACAAGAGCATCCCCATGGACTTTTCCCTGACTGCCGAAGACGTCAGCCGCCTGCGCGAGTCGGCCTCCAAGGCCTGTGCGCTGCTCAAGGCGCTGGCCAACGAGGACCGTTTGCTGATCCTGTGCCAATTGACCCAGGGGGAGCGCAATGTCGGCGAACTCGAAGCCATGACCGGCGTGCGCCAACCGACCTTGTCCCAGCAATTGGGGGTACTGCGCGATGAAGGCCTGGTGGCGACCCGCCGTGAAGGCAAGTACATTTTTTACGGCCTGGCCAGTCACGAGGTGATCCAGGTGATGAAAACTCTCTCCGGGCTTTATTGCGGGCGGGTGCTCGGGCTGGGTCACGCGGGATGATCGAGGCGCTGGTATTTGGGGTCCTGATCGGCATGTTGCTCGGCCTGACCGGGGCCGGCGGTGGCGTGCTGGCGGTACCGGCATTGGTGCTTGGCCTGGGCTGGCCTATCACTCAGGCGGGGCCGGTGGCATTGATGGCGGTGGGTGGCGCGGCGGCATTGGGCGCCATCGATGGCTTGCGCAAGGGCCTGGTGCGCTACCGCGCGGCGCTGTTGATGGCGGCGCTGGGCGCGCTGATGGCGCCATGGGGGCTCTATGTCGCCCATCGTCTGTCCAGCGCCAGCCTGGCGACCTTGTTCAGCGTGGTGCTGGTGGTCGTCGCGGTGCGGATGATCAAGGCAAATCGCAGCACCGACGAGTCCGGTGGCTGGCAACAGAAGAACTGCATGCTCGATCCTGCCACCGGGCGCCTGCACTGGACGCGCAAATGCGCGGCCACCTTGGCGATACTGGGCGCCTGTTGCGGCTTCTTGAGTGGCTTGCTGGGCGTAGGCGGGGGTTTTTTGCTGGTGCCGGCCTTTCGGCAACTGACCGACATCCGTGTGCATGGGGTCGTCGCCACATCGTTGATGGTGGTGGCGCTGGTGTCGACAGTTGCGATTGTGGGTGCCTTGCGCACCGGGGTGAGCATCCCGGCGGCTGGCGGCGGGTTTATCGCCGCCTGCCTGGTCGGCATGCTCTGCGGCAGGCTGCTGGCGCCCTGGGTGCCTGCCCAGGCGTTGCAGCGTCTGTTCGCTGGCGTGTGTCTGATGGTGGCCACCTACCTGTTGGTGCACACCTGGGGCTGAGGCTCCCGCATGGGGCGTGATCTTGCGGCTAGCGGCGGCGCGAATTGACCAGCAGGCAGGCCAGCGCGATCAGCGGCAAGGCGCTGCCGCAGATCACGATCGCGCCCCAACCGCCGCGTTCGTAAAGACTGCTGGCCAGCGACGAGCCCACCGCGCCGCCGATAAAGATGCTGGTCATGTACAGCGCGTTGAGGCGTCCGCGGCTATTGGCGTCGAGCGCATAGATGGCGCGCTGGCCCAGCACCATGTTCATCTGTACGGCGAAATCCAGCAACACGCCGGTGATCGCCAGGCCCACCACGCTGTAGGCGGGATGCACCAGTGCTAACCAGAACGCCAGCGGTGCCAGCACCATGGCCAGCAGTGATGCTCGGGCGGTATGGCCCGCGTCGGCCAAGCGCCCGGCCAGCGGTGCGGCCACTGCGCCGATAGCGCCGACCAGAGCGAAAATGGCGATCTGGCTCTGGCTCAGACCATGCTGGCGGGACAGCTCCAGTGGCACCGCCGTCCAGAACAGGCTGAACGCGCCGAACATCAGGCCCTGATACAAGGAGCGCTGGCGCAGCAGGGCGTGTCGGGTCATCAAGTGGTACAGCGACAGCAACAATTCGCCGTAGCTGGCGTGATGGTCCGGTCGGCGCTGTGGCATGGTTCGCGCCATCACTGCGATGATCACCAGCATCACCACGGCGGCCGTCATGAACACCGCACGCCAGCCGAAATGGTCGGCGATCAGGCTGGACAGCGGCCGGGCCAGCAGGATGCCCAGCAGCAGGCCGCCCATGATGCTGCCGACCACGCGCCCGCGAGTCTGTTCGGGTGCCAGGTGGGCGGCCAGCGGGATGAGCATCTGCACCGACACCGAACTGAACCCCACCAGCAACGACATCGCCAGCAGCGCCGGTGCCGACGTGGTGAAGCTGATCGCCACCAGGCTAAGCGTCGACAGCCCCAAGGTGGCGAGCATCAAGCGGCGGTTTTCCAGGAGATCGGCCAGCGGCACAAGGAACAACAAGCCCAGGGCATAGCCGATCTGGGTCAGTGACACGATCAAGCTGGCGCCGTGGGCCGACAGGCCAACCTCTGGGGCGATCAGGTCGATGATCGGTTGCGCATAATAGATGTTGGCGACGATGGCCCCGCAGCAAAAGGCGAACAGGGTGATCAGGCCCTGCGTCATTTGCGGCGCAGCGCTGGGTGCCACGGCGGGCGAAGAAGACATGAAACGGGCTCCGGAAAGGCCTGAAAAGGGCGCGAAGGCGAAAAGTCTACCGTGTCGCCGGGCGCTCTGGGTGAAAGTTGCTATCAATGGGCAAACATAGCGACACAATCGCTGAACGCTTGCGAGCCGTAAGGGTCGTACCTTTGCGGCCACGTCGAGCCGACGGTTGGCCACCGCTAATCCATGTAAGGCGAAAGCGTGACTACCGCGATATTGATGAACGATGCGCTTGATCCCTCCAACCCGGCGCAGCATGAAAGCTCCAGCGCACAGACCGCCGCGTTGCAGGCGAGCGTGCTGGAGCTGCGTGAAGCCCTGGAGGCCGGCGACGTCGGCCATTGGAGCCTCGACCTGGCGTCTGAGATCCTGACGACCTCGGCGACCTGTCGGGAGCACTATGGCCGTGGCCCTGACGAAGCTTTCAGCTACGCGCAACTGGTTGCAGCCGTTCATGTCGACGATCGTGAGCGCCGGCAGGCGGCGCTGCAAGCGAGTGTCGTCGGTGGCAGCGATTACAGGATCGACTACCGGCTGTTCACCCCGGCGGGCGAGCTGCGCTGGATCAACGTGCGCGGCCGTACCCTGCGTGATGCACAGGGCCAGGCGCTGCGCATCACCGGTATTTCTCAGGACATCACCGAGCGCATGGCCGAAGAGGGCCGGCGCCAGGCGTTGGCGCAGCTCAGCGATCGTATCCGCGACCTGGCCGATCCGGCAGAGCTGGCGTATGCCGCCGCCGAGATCCTCGGCCGCCACCTCGAAGTCAGTCGGGCTGGCTATGGCCTGGTCGATACCTTCAACGAAACCATCACCATCGAACGCGACTGGAATGCCCCGGGTATCAAGACGCTGGCCGGGGTTTTGCACTTTCGCGACTACGGCTCTTACATCGAACCACTCAAGCGTGGCGAGACCATCGTGATAGCCGATGCCGAGAAAGACCCAATGACGGCCGCCACCGCGGCCGCACTCAAGGCCATCAGCGCCCAGGCTTTCGTCAACATGCCGGTCAATGAAGAGGGCGGCATGGTGGCGCTGCTTTACCTCAACCATGCCGAACAACGGGTCTGGCACCCGGCGGATCTCGCGCTGGTGCGCGAAGTGGCTCACCGAACCCGCATGGCGGTCGAGCGGCGCCGCGCCGAACATCGCCTGCGGGCCCTGACGGCCTCCCTGGAACAGCAGGTCGAGAGCCGCACTCGCGCCTTGCTCGATACTGAAGAAGCGCTGCGCCAGGCGCAGAAAATGGAAGCCGTGGGGCAGCTGACCGGTGGTGTGGCCCACGATTTCAATAATCTGCTGACCGTGATTCGCTCCTCCACCGATCTGCTCGGGCGGCCTAATCTGGCGCCCGAGCGGCGCCAGCGTTACGTTGAGGCGATCTCCGAGACGGTCAACCGCGCCACGCGTCTCACTGGCCAGTTGCTTGCCTTTGCGCGACGCCAGACCCTCAAGCCAGAAGCCTTTGATGTCGGCGCCAGCGTCAGTGCCGTCATCGGCATGCTCAATACCCTGGTCGGCTCGCGAGTGAACATCGACCTGCAGTTGCCGGACGAGGGGTGCTTCATCCATGCCGACCCGAGCCAGTTCGATACCGCACTGATCAATATGGCGGTCAATGCCCGTGACGCCATGGCCGGGCAGGGCAGGGTGACGATCACGGTCGCCAAAGTCGATGCGATCCCCGGGCAGCATGCGGCCAAGGGTCAATTCGTCGCGGTGGCGATCAGCGATACGGGGGCGGGTATCGATCCTGCAGATCTGGCGCGGATCTTCGAGCCTTTCTTTACCACCAAGGCTTTTGGCGACGGCACCGGGTTGGGGTTGTCTCAAGTGTTCGGCTTCGCCCGGCAGTCGGGCGGCGACGTGCAAGTGCACAGCGCCCCAGGCCAGGGCGCGACTTTCACCTTGTACTTGCCCAGCGTGCAGGCCCGCACGGCCACCGAGGCTGTGATCGGCGAGCTGGCGCAGGTGAGTGGCGGGGGCGTTTGCGTGCTGGTGGTCGAGGACAACGAAGAGGTCGGCGCCTTTGCCGCCGAGTCGCTGCTGGAGCTGGGGTATGCGCCGGTGTGGGTGAAGTCCGCCGAGCGCGCCTTGGTCGAGCTGACATCGGTGCCGGGGCGTTTTGACGTCGTGTTTTCCGATGTGGTCATGCCGGGCATCAACGGTATCGAGCTGGCGACGCGTATCGGTGAGCTGTTTCCGCAACTACCGGTGATCCTCACCAGTGGCTACAGTCATGTCCTTGAGGAAAGCGGCCTGGCGGGGTTCGAGCTGTTGCACAAGCCTTACTCGGTGGATCAGCTTTCTCGCGTGCTGGGGCAGGCTACCAAGGGGCAGCGTCACTCATCGCTCCTCTAAAAGCGGCGGTTTGCCCCCGATAGGGGCTGCCAATCACTGCAGCAGTGTCTGATCCACCGTGATGGGGGCAAGCCCCCTCGCTACAGCGGCGGTCAAAATCTCAAGACCACATAGAGTCCCAGCGCGCCGAGCGCGCTGCAGGCGAACCCCAAGGCGGCGATTTCCGGCAGCGCCACCGGCGTACGGTTCTCGCTGATCGCGCGGGCGCTGACCCGGTAGCGCCGCCATTGCCCCAGCCAGATCGTCACCACGCTGAGCATCGCCACGCCGATGAGGCCGAAGGCAAACGCGCCGTGGTGTGGGATCCAGCGCAAGAACAACGTGCTGACCGCCAGCAATGACAGCAGCGTGCGCCGCCACGCCAACAGGGTGCGTTCCGGTTGCAGGCCGACGTCATGGTGCAGGCTGGTCATCGCGGTTCACACCTGGCGCAACGCAACGAAAGCGATCAGTACCGCCGTCACCAGTGCGCCGCCAATGGACAGCAACGGCACCAGCAGCGGCAAGGGCAACGGATTGCGCTGGCGCATCGCCCGTTCGACATTCAGCCAGCGCAGGCAAGCACTGACACTGATAAGCATGCCCAGCACCAGCAGGGTGATGGCCAGCGTCTTGCGCAATTCAGGCATGAACACATCGGCGGTGAAGGCCTCGACGGCAATGCCACCCGCCATCAGCGCCAGCGCGGTACGAATCCACGCCAGGAAGGTGCGTTCGTTGGCCAAGGTAAAGCGTGGATCGGGTTCGCTGCCGCCGCCGAGC
Proteins encoded:
- a CDS encoding ATP-binding protein — its product is MTTAILMNDALDPSNPAQHESSSAQTAALQASVLELREALEAGDVGHWSLDLASEILTTSATCREHYGRGPDEAFSYAQLVAAVHVDDRERRQAALQASVVGGSDYRIDYRLFTPAGELRWINVRGRTLRDAQGQALRITGISQDITERMAEEGRRQALAQLSDRIRDLADPAELAYAAAEILGRHLEVSRAGYGLVDTFNETITIERDWNAPGIKTLAGVLHFRDYGSYIEPLKRGETIVIADAEKDPMTAATAAALKAISAQAFVNMPVNEEGGMVALLYLNHAEQRVWHPADLALVREVAHRTRMAVERRRAEHRLRALTASLEQQVESRTRALLDTEEALRQAQKMEAVGQLTGGVAHDFNNLLTVIRSSTDLLGRPNLAPERRQRYVEAISETVNRATRLTGQLLAFARRQTLKPEAFDVGASVSAVIGMLNTLVGSRVNIDLQLPDEGCFIHADPSQFDTALINMAVNARDAMAGQGRVTITVAKVDAIPGQHAAKGQFVAVAISDTGAGIDPADLARIFEPFFTTKAFGDGTGLGLSQVFGFARQSGGDVQVHSAPGQGATFTLYLPSVQARTATEAVIGELAQVSGGGVCVLVVEDNEEVGAFAAESLLELGYAPVWVKSAERALVELTSVPGRFDVVFSDVVMPGINGIELATRIGELFPQLPVILTSGYSHVLEESGLAGFELLHKPYSVDQLSRVLGQATKGQRHSSLL
- a CDS encoding DUF202 domain-containing protein, encoding MTSLHHDVGLQPERTLLAWRRTLLSLLAVSTLFLRWIPHHGAFAFGLIGVAMLSVVTIWLGQWRRYRVSARAISENRTPVALPEIAALGFACSALGALGLYVVLRF
- a CDS encoding DUF202 domain-containing protein, with the translated sequence MDSHSSPPPAAKPHPHTAAPTPRSRRTLDLLGGGSEPDPRFTLANERTFLAWIRTALALMAGGIAVEAFTADVFMPELRKTLAITLLVLGMLISVSACLRWLNVERAMRQRNPLPLPLLVPLLSIGGALVTAVLIAFVALRQV